A genomic stretch from Clavelina lepadiformis chromosome 5, kaClaLepa1.1, whole genome shotgun sequence includes:
- the LOC143459731 gene encoding sentrin-specific protease 1-like isoform X2: MVMPSATPLRKSLSSRKEAKTHQRAKGSSPFSRDEHACSSQSHSTSRFSLTRFKSTLFEKTYFPSPLKFTNRITKSKGRRKITEVERCKSMEQREQYRQLIEQYRTTTLAETEQIFCRSTGKPNSSSQNIALPVINLCEMPNTSTKETNQRNFIATHQPSPTSFKSFHRSPTSCQVLRSEESKLKDLNSVENKSSSKNVCVPSSSRLNSSPAPSGHHNINLSSSSALHTPNGGSAKIDWFSPSSPYLCKTFVTDLMNTYGRRERDRKRMLVEEETRARLLKEKRETKDKMLAEMLEKRLHFSTEDDVEVISELTPEMEDAVKNALIPYPQGEVLAESFNISITRQHMSTLAGLNWLNDEIINYYMELIVQRSKEVDNLPDAHAMNTFFYPKLSTQGYRPIRRWTKKVDIFSKKLIFFPIHLGVHWTLAVADFRSKEITYYDSMGGSNHKCLETIKMYLASEHLDKKKTSYDVSDWKTTNMSPDEIPQQLNGSDCGVFTCTFAEFISRKAPLSFTQDDMPLIRLTMIWEILQAKLTR, encoded by the exons ATGGTTATGCCTTCAGCTACCCCACTAAGAAAGTCTTTGTCTTCAAGGAAAGAAGCCAAGACACATCAAA GAGCAAAAGGTTCCTCCCCTTTCTCTAGAGATGAGCATGCTTGTAGTAGTCAATCACATTCAACTTCTAGATTTTCATTAACGCGTTTTAA GTCtactttgtttgaaaaaacatacTTTCCATCTccactaaaatttacaaataggATAACCAAAAGT AAAGGACGACGCAAAATCACTGAAGTAGAAAGGTGTAAAAGTATGGAACAAAGAGAACAATATCGACAGTTAATTGAGCAATACAGAACGACGACTTTAGCAGAAACTGAGCAGATTTTCTGCCGATCAACCGGAAAACCAAACTCATCATCTCAGAACATTGCTTTACCTGTTATTAATCTTTGTGAAATGCCAAATACCTCAACAAAA GAAACAAACCAAAGGAACTTTATAGCAACACATCAACCAAGTCCTACATCATTCAAGTCATTTCACAG AAGTCCAACATCTTGTCAAGTTCTAAGAAGTGAAGAGTCCAAACTTAAAGATCTGAACTCAGTCGAAAACAAAAGTTCTT caaaaaacgTTTGCGTGCCAAGTTCATCCAGATTAAATTCATCTCCAGCACCTTCTGGTCATCACAACATTAATTTGTCATCATCTTCCGCTTTGCATACGCCCAACGGCGGAAGTGCTAAGATAGACTGGTTTTCTCCATCAAGCCCTTACCTTTGCAAAACATTCGTTACCGACTT AATGAACACGTATGGTCGTCGTGAACGGGATAGAAAGCGGATGTTGGTGGAGGAAGAAACAAGAGCAAGACTCCTCAAGGAAAAGCGTGAAACGAAGGATAAAATGCTGGCAGAAATGCTTGAGAAAAGATTGCACTTTTCAACAGAAGATGACGTCGAAGTGATCTCGGAGCTCACACCA GAAATGGAAGATGCCGTGAAAAATGCTCTCATCCCATACCCACAAGGAGAAGTTCTGGCAGAATCCTTTAATATCAGCATCACGAGGCAACACATGTCAACTCTGGCTGGTTTAAATTGGTTAAACGATGAG ataataaattattacatgGAATTAATCGTGCAAAGATCTAAAGAGGTTGACAATCTTCCCGATGCCCACGCAATGAACACATTCTTCTACCCAAAATTGAGCACGCAAGGATACCGGCCTATTCGACGTTGGACAAAGAAAGTCgacatattttccaaaaaactcATCTTTTTTCCAATACATCTCGGAGTCCATTGGACATTAGCT GTTGCTGATTTTCGGTCGAAGGAAATAACCTATTATGACTCTATGGGTGGAAGTAATCATAAATGTCTTGAAACCATTAAAATGTACCTCGCCAGTGAGCATTtagacaaaaagaaaacatcgTACGACGTATCAGATTGGAAAACCACAAACATGTCACCAGAT GAAATTCCCCAGCAATTGAACGGTTCTGACTGTGGCGTCTTCACATGTACTTTTGCCGAATTTATCAGTCGAAAAGCTCCTTTGTCATTTACACAAGACGACATGCCATTAATTCGCCTCACAATGATCTGGGAGATATTGCAAGCAAAATTAACAAGATGA
- the LOC143459730 gene encoding uncharacterized protein LOC143459730 yields MGATIDQLQSLVKSVSNTSTVNTNRVIVNRTSITMTQIAAENQPSSNENTQNNDPVRINNEKKRAQSKRKWKQQNQLKINASERKRKGRLAANIAKLKEIVPTNPLHMQTQETVLEEALKYIKKMEQKISDVLKNGASNSILLEMDMLKEKVKKLEEERKLYRAVLQSHGIPPVLNKNLPWKTKLPIPRKCPQRRNKSVAQTSTNPHYRKTGSNLVTTTNTTVSLTHVSNVASLNASSTIPCLVLSSPADNHIGSSNNDSACSTMNKRTITNTKDSKSSSNANSLAWTSGNSKSVWPLSEEILSTSLSTETCIAKDTLQTVSLSKPNPLLPPIHSAVCKPTWSQARMQVTAVEEIPKLQSITVESVRQNASLESATNLNTTITSAPTLGTSSSTAHNKLSACAASSTAFVLTSHNPTTKVNGNSVVSEHNLDNISPSVVLPSTLPLQANSFHTTGVLCSLQGVDAMQAATHSSVATLSKSTVHPQSLEMATKKSTASVSESPLLSWIRSYETPAVCVSGNIRRPMQTLITPSHTPVCETCSLTTPVKYSILNQNTFVSSKKQACNSFNIASLMKSADSVSQANNLTVSASTNISSGQKVASPVHQGSCEIHSTTPKDMFPQSFENDFLDCLHILPMPSLTTPEPPSRHPSGKLDMFNRNESNPCISNSTSVVASISEKRKDANISIDLTDLFHNESSDQVPTGSVFFDKSQHADRLWSVNDSNKNLRNSMFHEASNKTIFTANQPADKERNINTNRPLPVACTLSTVSSAIYATNNSLPSLWQPGITNSTQSRTSFQELPSDSFTPHQHFNSGTSRLAPNGTAQPLNHISANPGWMQHHAQTNRFPAPTRKVPSNSIAITSANVKSRNDSERKRKAAKPTQQSKRKKSAMKTASSGIRKEPMVFPQIVGYQYSTPVYTQSTSALHHAKNLQSSTPIHHPVRSRGKIICNERGNALAPTTKPMLGHATHVAYGPDYGGQNTLFHSSPAVGHQTHHHYPSAHSGYHFPYNHPMAQGQQSSRQMYMPPHFANSNNNNNNNTAVGPKQHKGSQYNIQHILS; encoded by the exons ATGGGAGCCACGATAGATCAACTCCAATCTTTGGTCAAGTCAGTTTCGAATACTTCTACTGTTAATACAAACCGTGTTATAGTGAACAGGACAAGTATCACTATGACCCAAATTGCAGCAGAGAATCAACCTTCATCAAATGAAAACACTCAGAATAATGATCCAGTTCGAATCAACAATGAAAAGAAAAG GGCTCAATCCAAACGAAAGTGGAAGCAACAAAATCAGTTGAAAATAAATGCAT CTGAGAGGAAGCGCAAAGGAAGGCTGGCTgcaaacattgcaaaattgaaagaaatagTTCCCACAAATCCTCTTCACATGCAG ACCCAAGAAACTGTTCTTGAAGAAGCACTAAAATACATCAAAAAAATGGagcaaaaaatttcagatGTATTAAAAAATGGAGCATCTAATAGTATAT TGCTTGAGATGGATATGTTAAAGGAGAAGGTGAAAAAATTGGAAGAAGAGAGAAAACTTTATAGGGCTGTGTTGCAGTCACATGGAATTCCAccagttttaaataaaaacctg CCATGGAAAACAAAACTGCCCATTCCGAGAAAATGTCCTCaaagaagaaataaaagtgttgctCAAACATCCACAAACCCCCATTACAGAAAAACTGGGAGTAATCTGGTGACAACAACCAACACGACAGTTTCTCTAACACATGTTTCTAATGTGGCCTCGCTAAATGCCTCAAGCACAATTCCATGTCTTGTGTTATCTAGCCCTGCAGACAATCACATTGGATCAAGTAATAATGACTCCGCATGCAGTACAATGAACAAAAGGACTATTACTAATACAAAAGACAGCAAAAGTTCCTctaatgctaattcattagcATGGACTTCAGGCAATAGCAAGTCTGTATGGCCGTTATCGGAAGAAATTCTAAGCACATCGCTTTCCACTGAGACTTGTATTGCAAAAGATACACTGCAAACTGTTTCATTATCTAAACCAAACCCTTTGTTGCCCCCAATTCATTCCGCTGTTTGCAAACCAACTTGGAGTCAAGCTCGGATGCAAGTTACCGCCGTGGAAGAAATTCCAAAGCTCCAGAGCATAACTGTTGAATCTGTAAGGCAGAATGCATCATTGGAATCTGCGACCAATTTAAACACCACCATTACTTCTGCTCCTACACTGGGTACTTCAAGTTCTACTGCTCATAATAAACTGTCAGCGTGTGCCGCCTCATCTACTGCTTTCGTTTTGACTAGTCATAATCCTACTACGAAAGTTAATGGCAACTCAGTTGTAAGTGAGCATAATCTGGATAATATTTCTCCCTCCGTTGTATTACCTTCCACGTTACCACTTCAAGCAAATTCCTTTCACACTACAGGTGTTTTGTGTTCACTACAAGGTGTTGATGCAATGCAGGCTGCAACACACTCAAGTGTTGCTACCTTGAGTAAAAGTACAGTACACCCTCAGTCTTTAGAAATGGCAACCAAGAAAAGCACCGCATCTGTTTCGGAATCGCCGTTACTGTCGTGGATTCGAAGTTACGAGACACCTGCTGTCTGTGTGAGCGGTAATATTCGAAGACCTATGCAAACTTTAATTACACCTTCCCATACCCCAGTCTGTGAAACTTGTTCGCTGACTACACCAgtaaagtacagtattttgaATCAGAACACATTTGTCTCGAGCAAGAAGCAAGCCTGTAATTCTTTTAATATTGCAAGCTTAATGAAATCTGCAGATTCTGTATCGCAAGCAAATAATTTAACAGTTAGTGCTTCAACAAACATATCCTCGGGACAGAAAGTTGCTTCTCCTGTGCATCAAGGATCATGTGAAATTCATTCCACTACACCCAAAGATATGTTTCCTCAATCATTTGAGAACGATTTTCTGGACTGCCTGCATATACTGCCTATGCCAAGTCTTACAACTCCGGAACCACCTTCCAGACATCCATCTGGAAAATTGGACATGTTTAACAGAAACGAGTCTAACCCGTGCATTTCGAACAGCACTTCTGTAGTTGCAAGTATATcggaaaaaagaaaagatgCCAACATATCTATTGACTTAACAGATTTATTTCATAATGAAAGCAGTGACCAAGTGCCAACTGGATCAGtcttttttgataaaagtCAACATGCTGACAGGCTGTGGTCTGTCAACGACAGCAATAAGAATCTCAGAAATTCCATGTTTCATGAAGCCTCAAACAAAACCATTTTTACAGCAAATCAACCAGCTGATAAAGAAAGAAACATCAATACCAACAGGCCATTGCCTGTTGCTTGTACACTGTCGACAGTTTCAAGCGCGATTTATGCAACTAACAACTCGTTACCATCACTATGGCAACCAGGCATAACAAACTCCACTCAGAGCAGGACCAGCTTCCAAGAATTACCATCTGACTCCTTTACTCCTCACCAGCACTTCAACTCAGGCACATCTAGGCTTGCACCCAATGGTACTGCACAGCCACTAAATCATATCAGCGCAAATCCAGGGTGGATGCAGCACCATGCCCAGACCAACCGTTTTCCAGCACCAACAAGGAAGGTACCGTCAAACAGTATTGCAA TTACCTCGGCCAATGTTAAGTCAAGAAATGACTCAgagagaaaaagaaaagctgCCAAGCCCACACAGCAGTCAAAGCGAAAAAAGTCAGCCATGAAGACTGCGTCATCTGGGATCAGAAAAG AGCCGATGGTGTTTCCCCAAATTGTCGGATATCAGTATTCCACTCCTGTTTACACGCAATCAACTTCAGCTCTTCATCATGCTAAAAACCTGCAGAGTTCCACTCCCATTCATCACCCAGTAAGGAGTAGGGGCAAGATTATCTGCAACGAGAGAGGCAACGCACTTGCCCCCACCACGAAACCCATGCTCGGGCATGCGACACATGTCGCGTATGGTCCTGATTACGGGGGCCAGAATACTCTATTTCATTCTTCCCCTGCAGTGGGTCACCAAACCCACCATCACTATCCATCTGCCCACAGTGGTTACCATTTCCCCTACAACCACCCCATGGCACAGGGCCAGCAGTCGTCTCGGCAAATGTATATGCCACCTCACTTCGCAAActctaataataataataacaataatactGCCGTTGGTCCCAAGCAGCATAAAGGATCACAATATAATATTCAACATATTCTTAGTTAA
- the LOC143459732 gene encoding methionine synthase-like, giving the protein MAGHATANEIRNTLKERIMVFDGGMGTMIQGLRFQEEHFCGEEFVAHSHPLKGNNDLLSLTQPESIYQIHKDYLEAGADFIETNTFSGTSVAQADYGLEHLVRRLNRESAEIAKRAAEDVTLATGVKRYVAGSVGPTNKTLSVSPSVERPDYRNITFDELVQAYGEQVRGLLEGGVDVLLVETIFDTANAKAALFAIDGIFEELDFAHLKGMPIFISGTIVDKSGRTLSGQTGEAFVISVSHSDPMCIGLNCALGALEMRPFIEIISMYTDAFIICYPNAGLPNTFGGYDETPEMTAKYLGEFAQSGLVNIVGGCCGTTPGHIKAIADAVRFCKPRIPPRNPHKNSLLLSGLEPRKINEYSNFVNIGERCNVAGSRRFARLIQKGKFEEALEVAKQQVEMGAQILDINMDEGMLDGKVVMPRFVNLIGSEPDAAKVPLCIDSSNFNIIIAGLKCTQGKCIVNSISLKEGEDDFMEKAKLIKRFGAAVVVMAFDEVGQATSIEDKLRICSRSYNILVNNLNFNPNDIIFDPNILTIGTGMEEHNEYGANFIYATKLIKGKLPGCRVSGGLSNFSFSFRGMDAIREAMHSVFLFHAISAGMDMGIVNAGNLPVYDDISKDLLQLCEDILWNKDPEATEKLLKYAQTQGKGGKKIIESEEWREWKVEDRLEHSLIKGIDKYVVEDTELCRSNSELYPKALNVIEGPLMKGMSIVGDLFGAGKMFLPQVIKSARVMKKAVGHLIPFMEKEKEAKFKEMAALGIDFDEDNPYAGTIVIATVKGDVHDIGKNIVAVVLGCNNYRVIDLGVMTPCDKIIQTALQEKADIVGLSGLITPSLDEMIHVAKEMERLGLKLPLLIGGATTSRTHTAVKISPRYSQPTIHVLDASKSVVVCSALLNHEEKMDFVEEISEEYEEIRHDHYESLSERRYLTLKQCRNAGLKVNWHDTVILEPNFTGTQTFHDYSIEKLLSYIDWKPFFDVWQLRGKYPNRGYPKIFKDKTVGEEALRVFNDAKCMLQNICNQNLLRMEGIVGFYPANSEGDDIVIYDPDNPLEEGQPKATLYGLRQQAEKEAEATDPYYCLSDFIAPRQSGLRDYVGMFAVSCFGASQLATKFEREMDDYSSIMVKALADRLAEAFAEALHEKVRTVLWPYSSTENMTAGDLHKIKYQGIRPAPGYPSQPDHTEKLTMWEVMKVKENTGIELTESLAMNPAASVSGLYFAHPQSTYFAVGKISEDQVSDYAARKGRSKQEAETWLSPILSYEV; this is encoded by the exons ATGGCAG GACATGCAACTGCCAATGAGATCCGAAACACATTGAAGGAAAGGATCATGGTTTTTGATGGGGGAATGGGAACTATGATACAGGGTTTAAGATTTCAAGAAGAACATTTTTGCGGAGAGGAATTCGTAGCCCATTCTCACCCCTTAAAGGGAAACAACGACCTTCTTTCGTTGACGCAACCTGAAAGTATTTACCAGATCCACAAA GATTATTTGGAAGCGGGAGCTGATTTCATTGAAACAAATACATTCAGTGGAACATCAGTTGCCCAGGCAGATTATGGACTGGAGCATCTGGTTAGACGCTTGAACAGGGAGTCAGCTGAAATTGCTAAACGGGCAGCAGAAGATGTGACTCTTGCCACAG gaGTAAAACGGTATGTTGCTGGTAGCGTAGGACCAACCAATAAAACCTTATCAGTTTCACCATCGGTCGAACGTCCCGACTATAGAAATATTA CATTTGATGAACTTGTTCAAGCTTACGGAGAGCAAGTGCGTGGTCTTCTGGAGGGTGGTGTTGATGTCTTGTTAGTTGAGACCATTTTTGACACAGCTAATGCAAAG GCTGCCCTTTTTGCCATTGATGGGATATTTGAGGAGCTAGATTTTGCACATCTTAAAGGCATGCCCATCTTTATTTCTGGAACTATAGTGGACAAAAGTGGCAGAACTTTGTCAGGTCAAACCGGGGAAGCATTTGTCATAAGTGTCTCTCACTCAGATCCTATGTG CATTGGATTAAACTGTGCCCTGGGTGCCTTAGAAATGCGaccatttattgaaataattaGCATGTACACTGATGCATTCATCATATGTTATCCGAATGCTGGGTTGCCTAACACATTTGGAGGTTATGATGAAACGCCTGAAATGACAGCAAAATATCTTGGT GAGTTTGCACAAAGTGGGCTGGTCAACATAGTTGGCGGTTGTTGTGGAACCACACCTGGTCATATAAAGGCAATTGCTGACGCGGTTAGGTTCTGTAAGCCAAGGATCCCGCCAAGAAATCCCCATAAA AATAGCCTTCTTCTATCCGGATTAGAACCGAGAAAAATTAATGAGTATTCCAACTTCGTAAATATCGGAGAGCGTTGCAATGTTGCCGGTTCACGCAGATTTGCCCGACTTATCCAAAAAGGAAAATTTGAAGAAGCTTTAGAGGTTGCCAAGCAACAAGTAGAGATGGGAGCTCag ATACTCGACATCAACATGGATGAAGGTATGTTAGATGGAAAGGTGGTAATGCCACGATTTGTCAATCTTATCGGTTCTGAACCCGACGCGGCAAAAGTACCGCTCTGCATTGACTCTTCCAactttaatattattattgctgGTCTTAAATGCACTCAG GGAAAGTGTATTGTGAACAGCATCAGTTTAAAAGAAGGAGAGGATGATTTTATGGAGAAAGctaaattaataaaacgtTTTGGTGCTGCTGTGGTTGTGATGGCTTTCGATGAAGTCGGCCAG GCAACATCCATTGAAGACAAACTAAGGATTTGTTCACGATCATATAACATTCTCGTTAACAATCTGAACTTTAACCCCAACGACATCATATTTGACCCAAACATTTTGACTATCGGAACTGGTATGGAGGAACACAATGAATATGGggcaaattttatttacgCCACCAAGCTGATAAAAGGAAAACTGCCCGGATGTCGAGTCAGTGGCGGACTTTCCAATTTTTCGTTTTCGTTTCGTGGAATGGATGCCATTAGGGAGGCAATGCATTCAGTGTTTTTGTTTCACGCTATCTCAG CCGGTATGGATATGGGAATTGTTAACGCTGGTAACCTTCCTGTATATGATGACATAAGCAAAGATTTGCTCCAGCTCTGTGAAGATATTTTATGGAACAAAGACCCCGAGGCAACGGAAAAGCTGCTGAAATATGCTCAGACACAGGGCAAGGGAGGCAAAAAAATAATCGAGAGTGAAGAATGGAGAGAATGGAAGGTTGAGGATCGACTCGAACATTCCCTTATCAAA GGAATTGACAAGTATGTTGTAGAGGACACGGAACTGTGTAGGTCTAACTCAGAGCTTTATCCCAAAGCACTGAATGTTATTGAAGGCCCTTTAATGAAGGGCATGAGCATAGTTGGTGATTTGTTTGGAGCGGGGAAAATGTTCCTACCTCAG GTGATCAAGTCTGCACGTGTCATGAAAAAAGCGGTTGGTCACCTTATTCCTTTTatggaaaaagaaaaggaagcaaaatttaaagaaatggCAGCATTGGGAATTGACTTTGATGAAGAC AATCCATATGCTGGTACAATAGTCATAGCGACCGTTAAGGGAGACGTTCATGATATCGGCAAGAATATCGTTGCCGTAGTCTTGGGCTGTAACAATTATCGTGTTATTGACCTCGGCGTCATGACTCCATGCGATAAAATCATTCAAACTGCGCTCCAAGAAAAAGCAGACATCGTCGGCCTATCGGGCTTGATTACGCCTTCCTTGGATGAAATGATCCATGTTGCAAAGGAAATGGAAAGATTGG GTTTGAAGTTGCCCTTGCTGATTGGAGGAGCCACCACATCAAGAACTCATACTGCTGTGAAAATTTCTCCCCGTTACAGCCAACCGACAATCCACGTTCTTGATGCATCTAAAAGTGTGGTTGTG TGTTCAGCTTTACTTAACCATGAAGAAAAAATGGATTTCGTTGAAGAAATTTCTGAAGAATACGAGGAAATTAGACATGACCATTACGAGTCTTTGTCAGAAAGGAGATACTTGACCTTAAAACAGTGCAGAAATGCTG GTTTGAAGGTAAATTGGCACGACACTGTTATACTTGAACCAAACTTCACGGGGACCCAGACTTTCCATGACTACAGCATAGAAAAATTGCTCTCGTACATCGACTGGAAACCTTTTTTTGATGTCTGGCAGTTACGGGGGAAATACCCTAACAGAGGAtatccaaaaatttttaaagataaaaCCGTTG GCGAGGAAGCTTTGCGCGTATTTAACGACGCAAAGTGCATGCTGCAGAATATTTGCAATCAGAATCTTTTAAGGATGGAAGGCATCGTTGGCTTTTATCCCGCCAACTCTGAAGGCGACGATATCGTTATTTATGATCCGGACAATCCCTTGGAAGAAGGGCAGCCAAAGGCAACGCTGTACGGCTTAAGACAGCAG GCAGAGAAAGAAGCGGAAGCGACTGATCCATATTACTGCTTGTCTGACTTTATTGCACCAAGGCAATCCGGACTCCGAGATTACGTGGGAATGTTTGCAGTAAGCTGTTTCGGAGCCTCTCAGCTGGCAACTAAGTTTGAACGAGAAATGGACGATTACAGCAGCATTATGGTGAAAGCACTCGCAGATCGTCTAGCTGAG GCTTTCGCTGAAGCACTGCATGAGAAAGTACGGACAGTTTTATGGCCATACTCTTCCACGGAGAATATGACCGCCGGGGACCTCCATAAGATTAAATACCAG GGAATTAGACCTGCGCCGGGTTACCCAAGCCAGCCTGATCACACGGAGAAATTGACCATGTGGGAAGTGATgaaagtaaaagaaaacacGGGCATTGAATTGACCGAATCGCTCGCCATGAACCCAGCCGCTTCAGTCAGCGGTCTGTACTTTGCTCATCCGCAATCCACCTACTTTGCAGTTGGAAAAATTTCGGAAGATCAA GTTTCCGATTATGCTGCAAGAAAAGGAAGATCTAAGCAAGAAGCTGAAACTTGGCTAAGTCCCATCTTGTCCTATGAAGTTTAA
- the LOC143459731 gene encoding sentrin-specific protease 1-like isoform X1 — MVMPSATPLRKSLSSRKEAKTHQRAKGSSPFSRDEHACSSQSHSTSRFSLTRFKSTLFEKTYFPSPLKFTNRITKSKGRRKITEVERCKSMEQREQYRQLIEQYRTTTLAETEQIFCRSTGKPNSSSQNIALPVINLCEMPNTSTKTRSIIPVQETNQRNFIATHQPSPTSFKSFHRSPTSCQVLRSEESKLKDLNSVENKSSSKNVCVPSSSRLNSSPAPSGHHNINLSSSSALHTPNGGSAKIDWFSPSSPYLCKTFVTDLMNTYGRRERDRKRMLVEEETRARLLKEKRETKDKMLAEMLEKRLHFSTEDDVEVISELTPEMEDAVKNALIPYPQGEVLAESFNISITRQHMSTLAGLNWLNDEIINYYMELIVQRSKEVDNLPDAHAMNTFFYPKLSTQGYRPIRRWTKKVDIFSKKLIFFPIHLGVHWTLAVADFRSKEITYYDSMGGSNHKCLETIKMYLASEHLDKKKTSYDVSDWKTTNMSPDEIPQQLNGSDCGVFTCTFAEFISRKAPLSFTQDDMPLIRLTMIWEILQAKLTR; from the exons ATGGTTATGCCTTCAGCTACCCCACTAAGAAAGTCTTTGTCTTCAAGGAAAGAAGCCAAGACACATCAAA GAGCAAAAGGTTCCTCCCCTTTCTCTAGAGATGAGCATGCTTGTAGTAGTCAATCACATTCAACTTCTAGATTTTCATTAACGCGTTTTAA GTCtactttgtttgaaaaaacatacTTTCCATCTccactaaaatttacaaataggATAACCAAAAGT AAAGGACGACGCAAAATCACTGAAGTAGAAAGGTGTAAAAGTATGGAACAAAGAGAACAATATCGACAGTTAATTGAGCAATACAGAACGACGACTTTAGCAGAAACTGAGCAGATTTTCTGCCGATCAACCGGAAAACCAAACTCATCATCTCAGAACATTGCTTTACCTGTTATTAATCTTTGTGAAATGCCAAATACCTCAACAAAA ACACGATCTATAATTCCTGTACAGGAAACAAACCAAAGGAACTTTATAGCAACACATCAACCAAGTCCTACATCATTCAAGTCATTTCACAG AAGTCCAACATCTTGTCAAGTTCTAAGAAGTGAAGAGTCCAAACTTAAAGATCTGAACTCAGTCGAAAACAAAAGTTCTT caaaaaacgTTTGCGTGCCAAGTTCATCCAGATTAAATTCATCTCCAGCACCTTCTGGTCATCACAACATTAATTTGTCATCATCTTCCGCTTTGCATACGCCCAACGGCGGAAGTGCTAAGATAGACTGGTTTTCTCCATCAAGCCCTTACCTTTGCAAAACATTCGTTACCGACTT AATGAACACGTATGGTCGTCGTGAACGGGATAGAAAGCGGATGTTGGTGGAGGAAGAAACAAGAGCAAGACTCCTCAAGGAAAAGCGTGAAACGAAGGATAAAATGCTGGCAGAAATGCTTGAGAAAAGATTGCACTTTTCAACAGAAGATGACGTCGAAGTGATCTCGGAGCTCACACCA GAAATGGAAGATGCCGTGAAAAATGCTCTCATCCCATACCCACAAGGAGAAGTTCTGGCAGAATCCTTTAATATCAGCATCACGAGGCAACACATGTCAACTCTGGCTGGTTTAAATTGGTTAAACGATGAG ataataaattattacatgGAATTAATCGTGCAAAGATCTAAAGAGGTTGACAATCTTCCCGATGCCCACGCAATGAACACATTCTTCTACCCAAAATTGAGCACGCAAGGATACCGGCCTATTCGACGTTGGACAAAGAAAGTCgacatattttccaaaaaactcATCTTTTTTCCAATACATCTCGGAGTCCATTGGACATTAGCT GTTGCTGATTTTCGGTCGAAGGAAATAACCTATTATGACTCTATGGGTGGAAGTAATCATAAATGTCTTGAAACCATTAAAATGTACCTCGCCAGTGAGCATTtagacaaaaagaaaacatcgTACGACGTATCAGATTGGAAAACCACAAACATGTCACCAGAT GAAATTCCCCAGCAATTGAACGGTTCTGACTGTGGCGTCTTCACATGTACTTTTGCCGAATTTATCAGTCGAAAAGCTCCTTTGTCATTTACACAAGACGACATGCCATTAATTCGCCTCACAATGATCTGGGAGATATTGCAAGCAAAATTAACAAGATGA